From Bacteroidota bacterium:
GAACATGGGGTTCCTTTACTGTTTAATTTATTCCTGATTCTTACAGTTTTGTCCGGGCCATTCTATTTTATTTTATCCATCCTGCTTTTTAAGAAATTGGACATTAATATCTTCAATAATTTTTCATCGTATGAGGATGTTAACCTCGACTGGTTAAGAAAGCTTGTTTATACTTTTGGGGCTATTTGGACAGTATTAATGATTTTTACCACTGTCCATCATGTTTTCGGAATGTTCTCTTGGGTTTTTTGTACGCACGGCTTATCTCTTTCTTTGTCCGTTTTTATCATCTTAATTGGGTATTTCGGCCTAAAGCAAAAGGAAATTTTTATTCAATATCATGATAACAGCATCGAATATGTAACGGAACCGAAGACGAAGTATGCCAGTGTAGTTTTGAAAGAGGCTGATGCAGAAAAATATGTAAGCAAAATACGGCATTTAATGAGCAAAGAAAAACCATATCTGGATGCCAACCTTTCACTCCCTGCGTTAGCGAGCAAACTTAACATACCTTCTCATCATCTTTCGCGTGTTATAAATGAACAGTTTAATGTTAACTTCTTCGATTTTGTTAACCAATACAGGGTAAATGAAGTAAAATCAAGGATGGGTAATCCTGAGTTTGAAAATTTGTCCCTTTTAGGAATTGCTTTCGATAGTGGCTTTAATACGAAATCGGCATTTAACAGGGTATTTAAAAAAATAACCGGATTAACCCCAAGTGAATATAAGAAACAAACATAGAATGCTCCATTTCAAAACAATATATGCTTATGCAAGTCCTATTTCATAAATAAGGACTTTAAATTTGTGTCTAATAGGTACTACATTACGAAGTAGGTCGCACCGGGATATTTCTCAGCATACTTTTGTCTCAGCATAATTTAGTAATAACGATTAAAAAAAATTTATCATGAGAACAACAGAAATGAATTTGAGAACAGAAGTTCCAATGAGTCTTCTTAAAACCCGTAAAACAAGTTTGCAAACAATCCTATCGCTTGTATTAGTATCATTATTTATGATATTCGGTTCACTTCCGGCATCTGCCCATTGCGACTCCTATGACGGCCCTACAATTAAAGACGCTGTTAAAGCACTTGAAACAAACAACGTTAATTTAGTTCTAAAATGGATTACTGCTGAACAGGAAAAAGAAATTATTTCTTTGTTCAATAAAACATATACTTTGAAGTCTGGTGACAAAGAAGTCTATGCCATTGTTGAAAAACATTTTTTTGAAACCCTTGTGCGTCTGCACAGGGAAACAGAAGGAGCTCCATACACAGGATTAAAACCTGCCGGAACTACGAAGAAAATTATTCAACTAAGTGACCAAGCTTTAGAAAGTAAAGATATTGATGAATTCCTCGAAAAGTTAAACAACCATATTGGAAAAGTGATAAGGGAGAAATATGAAAAAGTAGCAGCACTTGACAAAGTGAAAAATGATTCTCCGGAAAAAGGACGCGAATATGTAAAAGCATATGTTGATTACACCCATACTATTGAAGCTATTCATGATATTGCTGAGCAAGGTGCTGGACACTCGGCACACTAACATTGAAAATGATATAGTAAATAATGACGGAATAATTTTAGAATCTTCTCTGGTAAATATCGGGGAAGATTTATTATTATTAGATTTGGAAAAATGCACGAAAACCTAACACATGGTATAGTGCATGCGGGTTTCAGAGGGTTTCGAGCGTTCGTGGCTCGTAAAAAAAGTCGGTGTAAACTGATAGATAATAGCTTCGTACTCCCGCACGTCACCATACCATAAAACGTTGGCAGTAATACATGAAAAAATGAAGAAGTATTTCATCATAGTAGCATTAATTAATTTATTTGTTGGGTGTAATCAATCCAAAAAGAGAACAGAAGAGTATAATTTAACCCCAAGTTCTGTTTTTACCCAAACAAGATTAGATACAATAAAGAAATATTGCTCTGGTTTGCCTGAAAATACTGAGTTTGCCTTCACAATTATTCAAAATGATTCTGTTTACCATTTTGGAATCAAAAAAACAAATGGAATTTATAATCAGATTGAGAACAGTAAGTCAATATTTGAAATTGGCTCAATTACAAAGGCATTTACAGGATTATTGCTTGTTGATGCTGAAAATCAAGGATTGTTGAATATAAAAGATTTGATTCAGAATTTCTTTGATAACAAGTTGAGACAATCATCATTAAATGATACTGCAATTACTATTTTGAATTTAGCGCATCACAATTCAGGACTCCCACGAGAAACAGAATATACTATGAAAATGTTAAGAGAATCACCTTATGATAGCTGGTCAGGATTTGATTCAATAGAATTTTTAAAGTTTTTAGAAAATGAAATGAATTTATCTTCTACTCCCGGAGTAAAATGGGAATACTCAAATATTGGATACGGATTACTTACAAATATTATTCTTAAACAATCTGGAAGGGGATTTGAACGATTATTACAAGAACGAATTTGCGCCAGATATGATTTAAACTACACAACATCTGACACGAATAAGATAAAAGAAATCGAGGTAATTGGACTTAAACCAAATGGACAAGATGCTCCTCATTGGGATTCAGGTAAGTTACTTGGTGCTAGTGGTGTATTATCAAACTCAGTTGATATGACAGTATTTGCAAAAGCCTGTATGAATGATGATTCATTGTTTGTTTCTCAAGCAAAACAATTATTCTATGTAAATGATATTTATTCTGTTTCTTTGGGTTGGGCTGTGCAATATTATCAGGGAGAAACCTATT
This genomic window contains:
- a CDS encoding helix-turn-helix domain-containing protein, which codes for MKYIFLIAAFNALFFAVLVMQKKKALHDKILIYWLVYLGLYTGIYALFSNKLFIDFHLLSASFISLLLLHGPFLFLYISALIEQKFEFNRKKLLHFIPFILFNLFIVIASFLPEISERIRLDHVESEHGVPLLFNLFLILTVLSGPFYFILSILLFKKLDINIFNNFSSYEDVNLDWLRKLVYTFGAIWTVLMIFTTVHHVFGMFSWVFCTHGLSLSLSVFIILIGYFGLKQKEIFIQYHDNSIEYVTEPKTKYASVVLKEADAEKYVSKIRHLMSKEKPYLDANLSLPALASKLNIPSHHLSRVINEQFNVNFFDFVNQYRVNEVKSRMGNPEFENLSLLGIAFDSGFNTKSAFNRVFKKITGLTPSEYKKQT
- a CDS encoding beta-lactamase family protein, yielding MKKYFIIVALINLFVGCNQSKKRTEEYNLTPSSVFTQTRLDTIKKYCSGLPENTEFAFTIIQNDSVYHFGIKKTNGIYNQIENSKSIFEIGSITKAFTGLLLVDAENQGLLNIKDLIQNFFDNKLRQSSLNDTAITILNLAHHNSGLPRETEYTMKMLRESPYDSWSGFDSIEFLKFLENEMNLSSTPGVKWEYSNIGYGLLTNIILKQSGRGFERLLQERICARYDLNYTTSDTNKIKEIEVIGLKPNGQDAPHWDSGKLLGASGVLSNSVDMTVFAKACMNDDSLFVSQAKQLFYVNDIYSVSLGWAVQYYQGETYYVANGGTPGYMATITINPNKNNAVIILSNVSCYHEKMLGMIGLNSQLMLTIE